The Sulfurimonas aquatica genomic sequence GTTGGAACACTTGAGGTACTAACTACAGATGGTGGACGCTATGTAATTAGTAATATAAAAGAGCCCTATTTATATCATAGAGCGATTATTGGAGATGTTGTGAGTGCTACTCACTACTCCAATAAGAAAAAAAGTGTTTAGAACTGAGGTTGAACAAAAGGTATAACTTGTTTTTTTCTACTTAAAACACCATCAAGCCATACTTTTGAGTTTTCTAGTTTTACGCCAAACGCAGCTTCTATCCTAGAGTCATCATCGCTTACTACTAGAAGTTTTGATCCCTCTTTCATTATGTCTGTTAAAAGAACTAAAATAGTATGGAGTCCCTCTTCTTCTTTCATAACTTTCATATCTGCCATTATCTCATCTTCGCGAGACTCTAGTACGGAGATATCAACCATCTCAAGCTGATTAACGCCAACCTTAACGCCATTCATGTCAAAAGCTTTGTAATCTCTTGTATTTAGATTTCTAGCTGTTGCACCATCTACAGCTGATTTTGCAATAAACATATCCATCGCTATAGATTTATAATCTTCAACACCTGCAATTTTTGCAAGTTCTTTTACTGCTTTTGTATCAACTTTTGTACATGTTGGTGACTTAAAGATAACAGTATCGCTTAAGATAGCAAGCATCATCATTCCAGCTATATCTTTTGGAATCTCTACATCATAGGCTCTATACATTTCATAAACAACTGTGTTAGAGCAGCCAATAGGTCTTATCCAGCACTCTAAAGGCGTAGATGTTGTTAAATCACCAAGTTTATGATGATCAACTATACCAAGAATAGTAGCTTCCATAATGTCTGCAGGAGCCTGTGCTTTATCTGAAAAATCTATAATGTAAACATTTTCTCCAGCTACTGAAGTTTTAAGTTCAGGCACCTTTGATTCATATCCAAACTGTTTTAAAATAAATTTTGTTTCGGCAGATATTTCTCCCTGGCGAGTCGGTATACAATCTTCACCAAGTTGATTTTTTAAGTATGAAAGAGAAATAGATCCTACTATAGAATCACTATCGGGACTTGTGTGTCCAAAAACATATGTTGACATTTGATGGCCTTTATAATTTTTTGAAATTATACTACAGTTTTATAAACTTTCTAACTTTTTTATCATACCACTATAACTCTCCATCATAGTGTTAATAGAATCGATGTCAAACCTCTCAGTATGCTCTAAAAGTTCTTTTGCAAAATCCGAGAAAATCTTGATTTTGTACTTAAACGCCAACTTTAAAAGGGTTTCGCTAAAAAGTTGTATAACACTTAAGTCATTAGTTGAACGAGCTTCTTGGTATATTGCTTCAAGCTCACTGTAGTGAACACTTAGAAACTCTTTTGACTTTTTAATATCAACACTCTCAAGATCACTCTGTTTTATATTAATATTTACAGGAGTAGACATAAGATGCATCAGATTTAAAGTTTTAATAGAAATCTTAAAGAGTTCCATCTTCGAAATTGGACGTTGTAAATGTCCTACAACATTAACTCCCGAATCTATAAACTCTACATTTTTCAAACTTCTAGACGTAATAGTAACAACGGGTGCCTTACTCATTTTTGCTATTACTTTAGAGACAGCACTATCATCTCCAACTAATACTTCAAGATCTATAAAGACTATATCAAACTTATTCTCTTTAAATGCTACTATAGCTTCACGAGGATGCTCATAGGCAAATACTTTTACAGCAGTTTGTATGAAACTCTGCTCAATTGTATTTCTGTCCTCAAGGGACTCATCAATGACCATTATCTTTCCACCCTCAGGCTTTATGAATGAAAAGTTAACATTTTCCTCATCAATCTTATCTTTTGCACTATAAAGGACTATCTCTACACCTTTTAGTAAAAGTTTAAATGTTGAACCTTTTGAGAGTTCACTTCTAAAAGTGATATCTCCATTCATAAGTTTTGCTATTTTTTTATTCAAACACAGACCTAGACCCGAAGTTCTGTTCTCTGCTACATGTGCATTCTCTTTTGCATCAAAAATTTCAAAAATTTTATTCTGATTTTCCCTTGCTATTCCAACACCAGAATCTTCAACACTCACAAGTATATCTACTTCATTTTTTCTTGTGTCAAGATTGTTAACCATTAATTTAACTTTGACATATCCCTCAGGTGTGAATTTTATTGCATTTTCTATCAAGTTGTTCAAAATATCTTTTACTTTTTGATCATCCATAATTAATGAATTTGGCATATTTTCATCAATCTCTAAAGAAAAATCAAGGTTTTTAGCATCAGCACTGGGTTGATGCTCTTCAATAAGCGTGTAAAACAGGTTTTGTATATCCACAACTCTGTTTTGAACCTCCACCGAACCCAACTCAAGTTTTGCTATCTCTATTGTGTTATCCATAAAAAGAAGGATTTTTTGAGATGATCTTGCTATACTTTTTAAGTAGTGTAGTAAATTCATCTCTTTTATATCGACAGATAAAAGATCTACAAAGGTCAATATTGGTTCAACATTGGATTTAACTTCTTCTCTTACGTCTGACATGAAATCATACTGTTTCATTTTTGCTTCTTGAGATTTAATCTTCTCTTCTTCAAGATAAGTTTTATATTTTTCTAACTCAGACGTTAGGTTCTCAATTTTACTAATTTGACTACTTGCATAACTTGTGTTTGATTTTAAACGAAGCTCTGAAATCTCTTTTTCATTAGATTGAATCTCACTGCTTAATCTTTGAACCTTTTCATCAAAGGCTTTAATCTCTATTTTTTGTTTTTTGTTTTTAATGCCTAGTAGAAGTACACCAAGTAAAAGAAAAACGATTAGAACTATTAAAAAAATAGATAAAGTATTTAAAATCATGTACTCTCTTCTTCTGTAATTTCTTTAAACATTTCAAGATGAGTACTAAAAATATCTACTAAACGCGGATCAAATTTTGTACCACTTGATTCTATAATATACTTTGAAGCCTCTTCAAAACTCCAAGCTTTCCTAAATGGACTCGCATGAGTTAAGGACTCTAAAACATCACAGATAGAAACAATTCTGGCAAAAATATGGATTTCATCTCCACTTAAAGCTTGTGGGTAGCCAGTACCATCATAGTTTTCATGATGCTGGTGAGCGATCACTCGCACAGCCTGTATAGACTCAATCTGTGATTTTCTTAAAATTCCATCAGCTAATGTTGTATGCCCCTTCATAATCTCAATCTCTTCATCACTTAATTTGTCATGTTTATTTAAGATTTTTTTATCAATAAGTATCTTGCCGATGTCATAAAGAGGTGCACAAATATATAAAATATCAATCTCTTGTTGTGTCAAATTACCTTCAAGTGATGCCAATTTTCTTGCCATAAGAGCAACACGATGGTTATGACTTGCATTATTTTCTGCATCTGACTGAATAAGTTCTGTTAAGATAGACATTATCTCTTTTTGAGCAAAAAGTAGATCTGAAGAGTATTTATCTTTTACTACTTTAATTTCACCTGCAAGATAATCGCTCTTTTTATTTAACTCTTTTTTATGCTTATAGAGCTCAATATGACTCTTTACTCGAGATTGAAGTTCTACGGGATGAAAAGGTTTTTTTATATAATCAACGGCTCCAACTTCGAAACCATGTTCAACTGACTCAATGTCAATCTTATCTGTAAAAAATATAACTGGAGTTTCTCTTATGGATGGGGAGTTTTTGATAATTTTACATAATGCAAAGCCATCAATATCAGGCATCACAACATCTAAGATTATTAAATCAAATCTTTTAGACTTAAGGATTTCTATAGCCTGCTTTGAACTAAGTGCATAAGAGAAGTTATAAGAACTGCTTTTTAGTATGTTGATAGCTATCTTAATATTTTCACTAACTTCATTGACTATTAAAATTTCGTTTTTACTCTTCATGCCCTGCTCTTGTCTGTATAAATAAGAATTATTATACTGTTTTTAGTTTTTTTTTACTAGCAATACTATTAAATTAGCACTATTATTAATAATTTATAGCAAGAGTGGTAATTTATTTAGTAGATTTTCACAGTATTCCCACTCATCAAGGCTCTCTTTCCATTCTTTTGGAATAGCATTCACACCCTTGTAAGCACCCAAAACCATTCCTATAGCGATAGCACGTGAAGCATTGTCTCCACCAACCATTGCATTTGCCTGAAGCGCTAACTTTAGCCCATCTTCTTGCTCAGCATACTTAAGTATAAAATAGACAGCCCCTGGAAGCGTACCTTCAGTCGGGCTTGCTTTTCCAACTTTTATGGGCTCACTGCGACCAACGTCCCAAAGTCGAGCCATACTTGTGATGGCTAAATCATCACTAAACTTTTCTTTATGAAGTGCTGAGTTTTCATCTGCTTCTTCTTGGTACTTTAGTATGGCTTGAGAAACCTTTTGAGCAAAAAAGCCACCCATCTGAACTCCAACCATCTCTATGGCGTCTGCTGGTTTTTCACCATTTATAACCCTGTGTGTAACGCGTGCAAAAAACTCTCCACCACCAAGTGCTTCTGCATTCTTATGAGTAAACATAACTTTACGAGCAACGTCAACAAGTTCTTCTTCAGTCTCATAATAAGCATGCGCTGCAATATGACGAATAGCCATGGCGTTTGATATTCCACCAAGACGCTCAACAGGTACACCCTGCTTTATCTGTGCATAAGTCTCTTTTGTCATTGTACATATCCAAGATCCCCAACCATTTTCTAGTCTATTCATCC encodes the following:
- a CDS encoding ADP-ribosylglycohydrolase family protein gives rise to the protein MNEISKKESIKGAFFGAIVGDALCLGSHYEYDAKKIYEAYGNKPIERFMSPGEMMGGQTHGIGWGQRNYHPGKKAGGTTDYGDYNILVLEHLAAISEKPIPFNVANMIPHWMNRLENGWGSWICTMTKETYAQIKQGVPVERLGGISNAMAIRHIAAHAYYETEEELVDVARKVMFTHKNAEALGGGEFFARVTHRVINGEKPADAIEMVGVQMGGFFAQKVSQAILKYQEEADENSALHKEKFSDDLAITSMARLWDVGRSEPIKVGKASPTEGTLPGAVYFILKYAEQEDGLKLALQANAMVGGDNASRAIAIGMVLGAYKGVNAIPKEWKESLDEWEYCENLLNKLPLLL
- a CDS encoding response regulator: MKSKNEILIVNEVSENIKIAINILKSSSYNFSYALSSKQAIEILKSKRFDLIILDVVMPDIDGFALCKIIKNSPSIRETPVIFFTDKIDIESVEHGFEVGAVDYIKKPFHPVELQSRVKSHIELYKHKKELNKKSDYLAGEIKVVKDKYSSDLLFAQKEIMSILTELIQSDAENNASHNHRVALMARKLASLEGNLTQQEIDILYICAPLYDIGKILIDKKILNKHDKLSDEEIEIMKGHTTLADGILRKSQIESIQAVRVIAHQHHENYDGTGYPQALSGDEIHIFARIVSICDVLESLTHASPFRKAWSFEEASKYIIESSGTKFDPRLVDIFSTHLEMFKEITEEEST
- a CDS encoding ATP-binding response regulator; translation: MILNTLSIFLIVLIVFLLLGVLLLGIKNKKQKIEIKAFDEKVQRLSSEIQSNEKEISELRLKSNTSYASSQISKIENLTSELEKYKTYLEEEKIKSQEAKMKQYDFMSDVREEVKSNVEPILTFVDLLSVDIKEMNLLHYLKSIARSSQKILLFMDNTIEIAKLELGSVEVQNRVVDIQNLFYTLIEEHQPSADAKNLDFSLEIDENMPNSLIMDDQKVKDILNNLIENAIKFTPEGYVKVKLMVNNLDTRKNEVDILVSVEDSGVGIARENQNKIFEIFDAKENAHVAENRTSGLGLCLNKKIAKLMNGDITFRSELSKGSTFKLLLKGVEIVLYSAKDKIDEENVNFSFIKPEGGKIMVIDESLEDRNTIEQSFIQTAVKVFAYEHPREAIVAFKENKFDIVFIDLEVLVGDDSAVSKVIAKMSKAPVVTITSRSLKNVEFIDSGVNVVGHLQRPISKMELFKISIKTLNLMHLMSTPVNINIKQSDLESVDIKKSKEFLSVHYSELEAIYQEARSTNDLSVIQLFSETLLKLAFKYKIKIFSDFAKELLEHTERFDIDSINTMMESYSGMIKKLESL
- a CDS encoding manganese-dependent inorganic pyrophosphatase, whose amino-acid sequence is MSTYVFGHTSPDSDSIVGSISLSYLKNQLGEDCIPTRQGEISAETKFILKQFGYESKVPELKTSVAGENVYIIDFSDKAQAPADIMEATILGIVDHHKLGDLTTSTPLECWIRPIGCSNTVVYEMYRAYDVEIPKDIAGMMMLAILSDTVIFKSPTCTKVDTKAVKELAKIAGVEDYKSIAMDMFIAKSAVDGATARNLNTRDYKAFDMNGVKVGVNQLEMVDISVLESREDEIMADMKVMKEEEGLHTILVLLTDIMKEGSKLLVVSDDDSRIEAAFGVKLENSKVWLDGVLSRKKQVIPFVQPQF